A genomic window from Halomonas sp. LR3S48 includes:
- a CDS encoding CmpA/NrtA family ABC transporter substrate-binding protein codes for MSHPQHHATSPELERITLGFVPLLDATLLIVARERGCFAAQGLDVSLSRENAWATLRDKVAAGLLDGAQMLAPMPLAMSLGLGRAPCETLAPALLSRNGNTITLSTSLSQASGATLASDPADSALALGNWLRGQGSGKRPRLAMVYPYSCQHYQLREWLTLGDIAPDRDVELVALPPPRMVEALRDGQIDGFCAGEPWGTLARHCEVGRLVTTGAQLWPNHPEKVLGVTRSWAQRYPATLAALLRALRDAGEWLYASPEHRRQALEWLALPPYLDRSVRHLQTLAHDEAPIHQQLCGPDVLRPTPQAALHFAAPIVKQLEEAGGRFDPALLAACYSPVHFDAATHH; via the coding sequence ATGAGCCACCCGCAACACCACGCCACCTCGCCGGAACTCGAGCGCATCACCCTCGGGTTCGTCCCGCTGCTCGACGCCACCCTGCTGATCGTCGCCCGCGAACGGGGCTGCTTCGCCGCCCAGGGGCTGGATGTCAGCCTGTCGCGAGAGAACGCCTGGGCCACCCTGCGCGACAAGGTCGCCGCCGGCCTGCTCGACGGCGCCCAGATGCTCGCCCCCATGCCGCTGGCCATGAGCCTGGGGCTGGGCCGCGCGCCATGCGAGACGCTTGCACCGGCGCTGCTCTCGCGCAACGGCAACACCATCACGCTCTCCACGTCGCTGAGCCAGGCCAGCGGTGCGACGCTTGCCAGCGACCCGGCCGACAGCGCCCTGGCGCTGGGCAACTGGCTGCGCGGCCAGGGCAGCGGCAAGCGCCCGCGCCTGGCCATGGTCTACCCCTACTCCTGCCAGCACTATCAGCTGCGCGAATGGCTCACCTTGGGCGACATCGCCCCCGACCGCGACGTGGAACTCGTCGCCCTGCCGCCGCCGCGCATGGTGGAAGCCCTGCGCGACGGGCAGATCGATGGTTTCTGTGCCGGCGAGCCCTGGGGCACCCTGGCCCGCCATTGCGAGGTGGGCCGGCTGGTGACCACCGGCGCCCAGCTATGGCCCAACCACCCGGAAAAGGTCCTCGGTGTGACGCGCTCATGGGCGCAGCGCTACCCGGCCACGCTGGCCGCCCTGTTGCGTGCCCTGCGCGATGCCGGCGAGTGGCTTTACGCCTCGCCCGAACACCGCCGCCAGGCGCTCGAATGGCTGGCCCTGCCGCCCTATCTCGACCGCTCGGTTCGACACCTGCAGACCCTCGCTCACGACGAAGCGCCCATCCACCAGCAGCTTTGCGGCCCGGACGTGCTGCGCCCCACGCCGCAAGCCGCCCTGCACTTCGCCGCGCCCATCGTCAAACAACTGGAAGAAGCGGGTGGACGCTTCGACCCGGCGCTGCTGGCGGCTTGCTACAGCCCTGTGCATTTCGATGCCGCAACGCACCACTGA
- the nirB gene encoding nitrite reductase large subunit NirB produces MNTPAKPQLIVIGNGMVGHHLVEQLVEQGATQRYEVTVFGEERHLAYDRVHLSEYFSGRDAASLALSTADYYAEHGIELRLHEAVTEIDRDKGEVVTPQGRYAYDRLVLATGSYPFVPPIPGNDREGCLVYRTLEDLDAIREAAETATTGVVVGGGLLGLEAANALRGLNLDTAVVEFAPRLMPMQVDSEGGELLREKIEALGVQVLTGRATQEIVDGEASRHRMVFQDEKVLETDLIVFSAGIRPRDELARDCGLEMGERGGVVIDDNCLTSDPAILAVGEVALWNNSIFGLVAPGYQMAKAAASTLLEGGTTFAGADMSTKLKLMGVDVGSIGDAHGDRTPGARQYRFLDPIKQQYRKLVVSSDGKRVVGAMLVGDNSYYDTLHQYYANRIDLPEDPAALILPAGGEAAPALGPDALPETAMICSCHNVTKGDVCASIDAGAVDLGAVKGATKASTGCGGCAALLKNLVDFELESRGVEVDKSICEHFAHTRQELYDIVRVEGIKTFSELMEKHGSKVGHGLGCDICKPAVASILASCFNEPITDAAHIPLQDTNDTFMANMQKNGTYSVVPRVPGGEITPDKLVVLGQVAQKYELYTKVTGGQRIDLFGARLEDLPAIWGELIEAGFETGHAYGKSLRTVKSCVGSTWCRYGVQDSVGMAIQLEHRYKGLRAPHKIKFGVSGCTRECAEAQSKDIGVIATENGWNLYVCGNGGMRPRHAELFATDLDDEQLYRIIDRFLMFYIRTADRLQRTSVWRENLEGGLVYLKQVILEDSLGIGEELDRQMQAVIDTYECEWANAISDPEKLKRFRSFVNDARPDPDIIYTTERGQLRPA; encoded by the coding sequence ATGAACACGCCCGCTAAACCGCAACTGATCGTCATCGGCAACGGCATGGTCGGCCACCACCTGGTCGAGCAACTGGTCGAACAGGGCGCCACGCAGCGCTATGAAGTCACCGTGTTCGGCGAGGAGCGCCACCTGGCCTACGACCGCGTGCACCTCTCCGAGTACTTCAGCGGCCGCGACGCCGCCTCGCTGGCGCTCTCCACCGCCGACTACTACGCCGAGCACGGCATCGAGCTGCGCCTGCACGAGGCGGTCACCGAGATCGACCGCGACAAGGGCGAAGTGGTGACGCCGCAGGGTCGCTACGCCTACGACCGCCTGGTGCTGGCCACCGGCTCCTACCCCTTCGTGCCGCCGATACCCGGCAACGACCGCGAAGGCTGCCTGGTCTACCGCACCCTGGAAGACCTCGACGCCATCCGCGAAGCGGCCGAGACCGCCACCACCGGCGTGGTGGTGGGCGGCGGCCTGCTCGGCCTGGAAGCCGCCAACGCCCTGCGCGGGCTCAACCTCGACACCGCCGTGGTGGAGTTCGCCCCGCGCCTGATGCCGATGCAGGTGGACAGCGAGGGCGGCGAACTGCTGCGCGAAAAGATCGAGGCGCTGGGCGTGCAGGTACTCACCGGCCGCGCCACCCAGGAGATAGTCGACGGCGAGGCCAGCCGCCACCGCATGGTGTTCCAGGACGAGAAAGTGCTGGAGACCGACCTCATCGTCTTCTCCGCCGGCATTCGCCCCCGCGACGAACTGGCCCGCGACTGCGGCCTGGAGATGGGCGAGCGCGGCGGCGTGGTGATCGACGACAACTGCCTGACCAGCGACCCGGCCATTCTCGCCGTGGGTGAGGTGGCGCTGTGGAACAACAGCATCTTCGGCCTGGTCGCCCCCGGCTACCAGATGGCCAAGGCCGCCGCCTCCACCCTGTTGGAAGGCGGCACAACCTTTGCCGGCGCCGACATGAGCACCAAACTCAAGCTGATGGGCGTCGACGTGGGCTCCATCGGCGACGCCCACGGCGACCGCACCCCCGGCGCGCGGCAGTATCGTTTCCTCGACCCCATCAAGCAGCAGTACCGCAAGCTGGTGGTCTCCAGCGACGGCAAGCGCGTGGTGGGCGCCATGCTGGTGGGCGACAACAGCTACTACGACACCCTGCACCAGTACTACGCCAACCGCATCGACCTGCCCGAGGACCCGGCCGCGCTGATCCTGCCCGCCGGTGGCGAAGCCGCCCCCGCCCTGGGGCCGGACGCCCTGCCGGAAACGGCGATGATCTGCTCGTGCCACAACGTCACCAAGGGCGACGTGTGCGCCTCGATCGACGCCGGCGCCGTGGACCTCGGCGCGGTGAAGGGTGCGACCAAGGCCAGCACCGGCTGCGGCGGCTGTGCCGCCCTGCTCAAGAACCTGGTGGACTTTGAGCTCGAGAGCCGCGGCGTGGAGGTCGACAAGTCGATCTGCGAGCACTTCGCCCACACCCGCCAGGAGCTCTACGACATCGTGCGGGTGGAGGGCATCAAGACCTTCAGCGAGCTGATGGAGAAGCATGGCTCCAAGGTGGGTCACGGCCTCGGATGCGATATCTGCAAGCCGGCGGTGGCCTCGATCCTGGCTTCCTGCTTCAACGAGCCGATCACCGACGCAGCCCACATCCCGCTGCAGGACACCAACGACACCTTCATGGCCAACATGCAGAAGAACGGCACCTACTCCGTCGTTCCCCGCGTGCCGGGCGGTGAGATCACCCCCGACAAGCTGGTGGTGCTGGGCCAGGTGGCGCAGAAGTACGAACTCTACACCAAGGTGACTGGCGGCCAGCGCATCGACCTGTTCGGCGCCCGCCTGGAAGACCTGCCGGCGATCTGGGGCGAGCTGATCGAAGCCGGCTTCGAGACCGGCCACGCCTACGGCAAGTCGCTGCGCACGGTGAAATCCTGCGTGGGCAGCACCTGGTGCCGCTACGGCGTGCAGGACAGCGTGGGCATGGCGATCCAATTGGAGCACCGCTACAAGGGCCTGCGCGCCCCGCACAAGATCAAGTTCGGCGTTTCCGGCTGCACCCGAGAGTGCGCCGAGGCCCAGAGCAAGGACATCGGCGTGATCGCCACCGAGAACGGCTGGAACCTGTACGTGTGCGGCAACGGCGGCATGCGCCCGCGCCACGCCGAACTGTTCGCCACCGACCTCGACGACGAACAGCTCTACCGCATCATCGACCGCTTCCTGATGTTCTACATCCGCACCGCCGACCGCCTGCAGCGCACCTCGGTGTGGCGCGAGAACCTCGAAGGCGGGCTGGTCTACCTCAAGCAGGTGATCCTCGAGGACAGCCTCGGCATCGGCGAAGAACTCGATAGGCAGATGCAGGCCGTGATCGATACCTACGAGTGCGAATGGGCCAACGCCATCAGCGACCCGG
- a CDS encoding NAD(P)/FAD-dependent oxidoreductase has product MRQRHPATAPSEHLVIVGNGMAGHRLVEALLARPERPARITVIGAETTPAYNRILLSPLLAGEMEREALTLRNAEWYGEQGIELVLGERVENIDRTARRLTTDAGRELDYDRLVLATGSNPARPPVPGLDLPGVHVFRDLGDADALARAAEQGGNAVVIGGGLLGLEAAEGLRKRGQGKRGMQVSLLQRDDRLMNRQLDLTAARLLENELRGRGLDIHTDAQLERLEAGADGQVCAAHLADGTRLAADCVVVAIGIVPNSALARSVGLDVNRGVVVDEWLTTSDPSIHALGECCEHHGNLYGLVEPIWRQVEVLAERLCLDHDHADADPAQGYVEQPTATKLKVSGVSLYAFGPTDPEPGYEVLSYRDPQQGDYRRLLLRDGRLEGAVLYGDTASGPWYFEQALAGRDLAPCRSALLLGAADAQLLLDDALNESPQSPAKEAA; this is encoded by the coding sequence ATGCGCCAGCGACATCCCGCAACGGCACCCAGCGAACATCTGGTCATCGTCGGCAACGGCATGGCCGGCCATCGCCTGGTCGAAGCGCTCCTCGCCCGGCCCGAGCGGCCCGCACGGATCACCGTGATCGGCGCCGAAACGACACCGGCCTACAACCGCATCCTGCTCTCGCCGCTACTCGCCGGCGAGATGGAGCGAGAGGCCCTGACCCTGCGCAACGCCGAGTGGTACGGCGAACAGGGCATCGAACTGGTGCTGGGCGAGCGCGTGGAGAACATCGACCGCACCGCGCGGCGCCTGACCACCGATGCCGGCCGTGAACTCGACTACGACCGCCTGGTACTGGCCACCGGCTCCAACCCGGCCCGCCCGCCGGTACCGGGGCTGGACCTGCCGGGCGTTCACGTCTTCCGCGACCTCGGCGACGCCGATGCCTTGGCACGCGCAGCCGAACAAGGCGGCAATGCCGTGGTGATCGGCGGCGGCCTGCTCGGCCTGGAAGCGGCCGAAGGGTTACGTAAACGAGGACAGGGCAAGCGCGGCATGCAGGTAAGCCTGCTGCAGCGCGACGACCGCCTGATGAACCGCCAGCTCGACCTCACCGCCGCGCGCCTGCTCGAGAACGAGCTACGCGGCCGTGGGCTCGACATTCATACCGATGCCCAGCTCGAGCGTCTGGAAGCCGGCGCCGACGGCCAGGTGTGCGCCGCGCATCTGGCCGACGGCACCCGGCTCGCCGCCGACTGCGTCGTCGTGGCCATCGGCATCGTGCCCAACTCGGCGCTTGCCCGCAGCGTCGGGCTAGACGTCAACCGCGGCGTGGTCGTCGACGAGTGGCTGACCACTTCCGACCCCTCGATCCACGCCCTGGGCGAATGCTGCGAGCACCACGGCAACCTCTACGGCCTGGTCGAGCCGATCTGGCGCCAGGTCGAGGTGCTGGCCGAGCGCCTCTGTCTCGACCATGACCACGCCGATGCCGATCCCGCCCAGGGCTACGTCGAGCAGCCGACCGCCACCAAGCTCAAGGTCAGCGGCGTTTCGCTCTACGCCTTCGGCCCCACCGACCCCGAGCCCGGCTATGAGGTGCTCAGCTACCGCGACCCCCAGCAGGGCGACTACCGTCGCCTGCTGCTGCGCGACGGCCGCCTGGAAGGCGCCGTGCTCTACGGCGACACCGCCTCCGGCCCCTGGTACTTCGAACAGGCCCTGGCAGGCCGCGACCTGGCCCCATGCCGCTCGGCCCTGCTGCTAGGCGCCGCCGACGCCCAACTCCTGCTCGACGATGCACTGAACGAATCACCGCAAAGCCCCGCGAAGGAGGCCGCATGA